One window from the genome of Lathamus discolor isolate bLatDis1 chromosome 8, bLatDis1.hap1, whole genome shotgun sequence encodes:
- the TSPAN3 gene encoding tetraspanin-3: MGQCGITSSKTVLVFLNLIFWAAAGILCYVGAYVFITYDDYDHFFEDVYTLIPAVIIIAVGTLLFIIGLIGCCATVRESRCGLATFVIILLLVFITEVVVVVLGYIYRAKVEDEVDHSIRKVYNGYNGTNPDAASRAIDYVQRQLRCCGIHNYSDWENTVWFKQTKNNSVPLSCCKAALSNCTGSLTRPMDLYSEGCEALVVKKLQEIMMYVIWAALAFAAIQLLGMLCACIVLCRRSRDPAYELLITGGTYA, translated from the exons GCAGCAGCAGGCATACTGTGCTATGTGGGAGCCTATGTGTTCATCACATATGATGACTATGATCACTTCTTTGAAGATGTCTACACGTTGATTCCAGCAGTTATCATCATAGCTGTGGGAACACTTCTTTTTATCATTGGACTTATtgggtgctgtgccacagttcGAGAAAGTCGGTGTGGACTTGCTACG TTTGTGATCATCCTGCTCTTGGTTTTCATCACTGAAGTTGTGGTGGTGGTCCTTGGATACATTTACAGAGCAAAG GTAGAGGATGAAGTTGATCACAGCATTCGGAAAGTATACAATGGATACAATGGGACAAATCCTGATGCAGCCAGTCGTGCTATTGACTATGTACAGAGGCAG TTGCGCTGCTGTGGGATCCATAACTACTCAGACTGGGAGAATACCGTCTGGTtcaaacaaactaaaaataacAGTGTGCCGCTTAGCTGCTGCAAAGCAGCCCTCAGCAATTGCACTGGCAGCTTGACCCGCCCGATGGACCTTTATTCTGAG GGGTGTGAGGCTCTGGTTGTAAAGAAGCTTCAGGAGATCATGATGTATGTCATCTGGGCAGCACTAGCATTTGCTGCTATTCAG CTTCTGGGCATGTTGTGTGCCTGTATAGTACTATGTAGGAGGAGTCGGGATCCTGCCTACGAGCTTCTCATCACTGGTGGAACCTATGCCTAG